One Formosa agariphila KMM 3901 genomic window, TCGAGAAGTTCCATATAACGAAATATTTACCATTTTAATAATGGTTGGACTCATTTGTATTACAATGGCAAAAGTTTCATTTACCAATAGGTTTAATGATTTTGCAGCCATACTTGCAAACTCAAAATATTTAAACATCTATTCTCGAGATCAGAAGATTATCGACAAGTTTGATACTTTACTTTTTGTAAATTTTGTGATTTCGATTTCCATTTTTGCTTACATTTTCTACAAAGGCTTGGGCATAAACGATACATTAGAGCCTAATACCATAATTAAAATTGTAATAGGACTCTGTATATTTTTGGTAACAAAAATCCATTTTGAACGCCTATTAGGTAGTCTTTTTAATATTGATAAACTTATAGACTATTACCTATTTCAGAAAACGAGCTATAAAAACTTCTTCGGAATCTTACTCGTTCCTGTAAACGCTTTTTTAATCTATAGCATAACACCTTCTAAAACAATTTTATATATCATTTTATCGATATTATTGGTCCTTTTCATTATTAGTTTAGGAACATCACTAAAACGCTATCAAAGTTTAATAAAACCGAACCTTTTTTATTTTATTTTGTATCTTTGCACTCTCGAAATCGCACCCTATGTAATTTTGTACAAATTTGTTACACTTTACTAGCGGTCACCTTAATAAAAAGTGCTTATGAAAGTGAAAACAATTTTAGTCTCTCAACCAGAACCTAAAATAGAAAATTCCCCATATTTTGATCTTCAAGAAAAGCAAAAAGTAAAAATTGATTTCCGTCCTTTTATTCATGTAGAGGGCGTTCCTGCTAAAGAAATTAGACAGCAAAAAGTAGATCTTAACAACTACACTGCTATTATTTTAACAAGCCGTAATGCGGTAGATCACTTTTTTAGAGTTGCTGAAGAAATGCGCTTTAAAGTCCCAGATTCATTGAAATATTTCTGTCAGTCTGAAGCTGTAGCGTATTATCTTCAAAAGTATGTGGTTTACAGAAAACGAAAAATTTATGTTGGTAAACGTACATTTTCTGAATTAACGCCTTTAATAAAAAAATATAAAGACGAGAAGTTTTTACTTCCAACTACAGACAAATTAAAACCTGAAGTTCCAGAAATTTTAGATGGTTTAAAAATCGATTGGAAAGAAGCTGTATTTTACAAAACTGTAATTAGCGACTTATCTGATTTGGCTGATGTCTCTTACGACATTTTAGTGTTTTTTAGCCCATCGGGAATTGAATCGTTATTCCATAATTTCCCAGATTTTAAGCAAAACGACACAAGAATAGCCGTTTTTGGTAACACAACAGTTAAAGCTGTTGAAGAAAAAGGGTTAAGGGTAGATATATCTGCTCCAACTCCAGAAACGCCATCTATGACCATGGCTTTAGACAAGTATATAGATAAAGCTAATAAAGGAAAATAGATTGATTTAACACTACATTTAAAAAGGCGATTCTTTAAAAGAATCGCCTTTTTTTTGGTTTAATTTGATTTGGTAACTTAGATCATTAAGGATTATAACGTTGTGGTCCGCCACGTCTTATTTCTTCGCTTGCTATACTTTCAAACTGCTCGAAGTTTTTTCTAAATGCATTGGTCAGTTTAAATGCCGTTGCATAATAGGCTTCATCATCATTCCAAGTTGCTCTTGGACTTAAAACAGATGTTGGCACTCCTGGACAAGTTCGTGGTTGTGCGACTCCAAATACAGAGTGAATATGGTAATCGTGGTAATTATATAATCCTAAATCACCATTTAGAACGGCATTAATCATAGCACGTGTATATTTTAACTTCATACGGGTTCCAACGCCATAAGGGCCTCCGGTCCAACCTGTATTAATTAACCATACATTTACCCCTGATTCCTTCATTTTCAAACTCAACATTTCTGCATATTTAGCAGGGTGTAACGGCATAAAAGGCGCTCCAAAACAAGCTGAGAATGATGGTACAGGTTCTTTTACTCCCGCTTCTGTTCCTGCTACTTTTGCTGTATATCCCGATATAAAATGATAAGCTGCTTGTGCTGGCGTTAATTTAGAAATCGGCGGAATCACTCCAAAGGCATCTGCCGTCAAAAAAAATATATTCTTAGTGTTCTTTCCTATAGATGGGACTTGAATGTTTTCAATATGATTTATAGGATAACTTACACGTGTATTTTGAGTGATGGATGTATCTGCAAAATCGACTTGACCGTCTTTGTCTAAAATCACATTTTCAAGAATGGCACCGCGTTTAATGGCGTTAAAAATATCAGGTTCGTTTTCTTCACATAAATTAATCACTTTTGCATAACAACCACCTTCAAAATTAAAGACTGTATTCTCGTTTGTCCAACCGTGTTCGTCATCTCCTATTAACTTACGATTTGGATCTGCAGAAAGTGTTGTTTTCCCTGTTCCTGAAAGTCCGAAGAAAATAGCAGTATCGCCATCTTTCCCCACATTAGCACTACAGTGCATTGGCAACGTATTCTTATATACCGGAAGAATAAAGTTTAAAGCAGAGAATATCCCTTTTTTAATCTCTCCTGTATATCCAGTACCCCCAATTAAGGCAATTTTTCTAGTAAAATCTAATATCGCGAAGTTATGTTGTCGTGTTCCATCTTCTTCAGGAACAGCCATAAATTTAGGCGCACAAACTATAGACCATTCGGGTTCAAAATTTTCCAATTCAAGCTCCGTAGGTCTTAAAAACATATTATGCGCAAACATATTACTCCAAGGCAATTCTGTAATAACACGAATATTTAATTTATAATTCGGATCAGCACAAGCATAGCTATCTCTAACAAACACTTCTTTACCCGATAAATAGTTTACAACCTTATCGTATAAGGCATTAAAGTCTTCAGATTTAAAAGGGATATTTACATCACCCCACCACACTAAATCTTTAGTCACATCGTCCTTTACTATAAAACGATCTTTAGGCGACCGTCCAGTAAATTCGCCTGTATTAACAGCTAGGGCTCCAGAGGAAGATTCTACACCTAAACCTCTGTCAATAGTTAAATCATGTAATTCGTCTGAGGATAATTGATACTGTACTTCTGCATTTTTGATTCCGTAAGATTCTAACGAAATCGATTTCGTAGTTTGAATGTTATTTGCCATAATAATACTTATTTACTGTACAAATATGTAAAATTTATTTTAGAACGCTATTACAAATTTTACATATTTACACAAATTAACTTGAGTTACATATTATATTCTTAATTATTATCGTTTTTTAATTTAAAAAATGATAATATCATAATTACCCAACCTATAATCATTAACAGTCCTCCTATAGGAGTTACAAACCCAATGGTTTTAAAATCGAAGTCTGTAAGCACGTTGGTTGCTAAACCATAAATCGACCCAGAAAACAAGATAACGCCCGCTAAAACAAAATAATAAATAATCGATTTTTTATTACTCGCAATTAGATTTGTACTTCCAACAAATAACAATACTAATGCGTGGTACATTTGGTATCTCACGCCTGTTTCGAAAGTAGTAATCGATTCTGCAGAAATTAAAGGTTTTAATCCATGGGCTGCAAAAGCTCCAATAACAACACTTAAAAGCCCTAATATTCCAGCAGTTATCACAATTTTTTTATCCATATAAATCTTGTATTCGAAGATTTCAAACTTACTATTTAGTATATTTATAAATCTTATCTCTTTTAGCGTATTTTTTAAACTAGTTAAATTTTACTACCATGCGACACATTCTAGTTATTGGCTCAGGAAAATCGACATCGTATCTTATTTGGTATTTATTAGACCAATCTGAAACCGAAAACATACACCTAACCATTGCAGATATCAATCTAGAACACGCTAAAAAACTGACTAAAAACCATGCTAATGTATCTACTATAAAGTTCGACATTTTTGACGACATTTCCCGCAGAAAACGCATTAAAAATGCAGATATTATTATATCTATGCTCCCCGCCAGATTTCATATTGAAGTCGCCAAAGACTGCCTAGAATTTGGTAAAAATCTAGTAACCGCATCTTACATTAGCGACGAGCTACAAGCCTTACATTCATCTGTAATAAAAAAAGGATTGGTATTTATGAATGAGATTGGTGTAGACCCTGGAATAGACCATATGAGTGCCATGCAGGTTATAGACCGCATTAAAGCGAAAGGCGGAAACATGATACTTTTTGAATCGTTTACAGGCGGTTTAGTAGCTCCGGAAAACGACACAAACCTATGGAACTACAAATTTACTTGGAACCCTAGAAATGTTGTTATTTCGGGTCAAGGTGGTGTTGCTAAATTTCTTCAAGAAAGCACGTTTAAATACATCCCTTACAACCGTCTATTTAGACGTACTGAATTTCTAGAAATTGAAGGTTACGGCCGATTTGAAGCTTATGCAAATCGAGATTCTTTAAAATACCAAAGTGTCTACGGGTTAGATAATATTAAAACACTATATCGCGGCACAATGCGACGAGTTGGCTTTAGCAGAGCTTGGAATATGTTTGTACAGCTTGGTATGACAGACGATAGCTACATCATGGAAGACAGCGAACATTTAAGTTATCGCGACTTTGTAAATGCATTTTTACCTTACAGCCCTTCAGATTCGGTTGAAATTAAATTTCGTCATCAGTTAAAAATTGATCAAGACGATGTGGTATGGAACAAATTTTTAGAATTAGACATTTTTAATCCGAATAAAAAAACAGGAATTAAAGACGGCACTCCAGCACAACTACTGCAACACATTTTAATGGAGTCTTGGACCTTAGCTCAAGACGATAAAGACATGATAGTAATGTATCATAAGTTCGGATACGAATTAGATGGTAAAAATTACCAAATAGACGCTACAATGGTTACCAAAGGCGAAGACCAAACCTATACCGCAATGGCAAAAACAGTAGGTTTACCTGTCGCTATTGCCGCCTTAGCCATATTGAACAAAAAAATAACAACACCTGGAGTTCAACGACCAATTACTAAAGAAGTCTACACCCCTATTTTAGAAGAACTCAAGCACTTCGATATAAAATTCACAGAAAAAGAAGTGCCTTACCTAGGTTACAATCCTTTAATTCTGTAACATTAATAGTTTCAATTTAAAACCCTTTCAGTACTTTTATATTCAATTTTAGAATCATTAATTTATGAAAGTTACAAATCAGAACATTGAAATAGACGGTATCGATAAAGAAATTCTTCGCGCCCTTATGGGAGATGCAAGAACACCTATTTTAGAAATTGCAAGAGGTGTAGGCATTTCTGGTGCTGCAATCCATCAGCGACTACGCAAATTAGAGAAATCTGGATTAATATCGGGTTCTAAATTCACCATAAACCCTAAGATTTTAGGCTACACTACCATGGCATTTATCGGTATTTATCTAGACAAAGCCATGAGTAATCCTGAAGCCGTAAAACACTTAAGAAAAATACCAGAAGTCATAGAGTGTCATTACACAACTGGAAACTGGAGTATTTTTATAAAAATATTATGTCGAGATAACGAGCATTTAATGCAATTGCTTAATAAAGACATTCAATCTATTGAAGGTGTTTCAAGAACTGAAACCTTCATTTCACTACAACAACAAATTGACAGACAAATTCCAATATAACGAAACTGCTTATGATTTGAGTTAATTATATATGTAATGCAATCAATCTAGATGCTTATGATTTTTTAATTTCACCGTAAACAATTAAAAATCAACATTATGAACATTTACAAAATAGCATTGATTGCCATATGCACTGTAGGACTAACATCTTGCGATGATAAAAAAAAGCAGAACACTCCAATGTCCGACCCTACACACACGCCTAACATAGAAAGTGTCATAGAAAACAACACAGACAGTACAGATATGGCAAACACATCACAAATTAAAGTGGTTTTAGAAGCCAAAAGCGACAGCAAAGTCTCTGGAACAATTATTTTTACCGAGGTCGATGACACTGTAAATATGCTTGGAGAACTTGAAGGATTAAAACCAAATACCGAACACGCGATTCATTTGCACGAAACAGCCGATTGTTCTTCGCATGATGCAAAATCTACTGGAGGACACTGGAATCCTACCGATTCTAAACATGGAAAATGGGGAGACTCTGAAGGGTATCACCGTGGAGATATAGGAAATTTCACTAGTGATGAAAACGGTAACGCCACCGTAACTTTTAAAACAGACGAATGGTGTTTAGATTGCGAAGACAGCACTAGAACTATTTCTGGTAGAGGACTTATAATACACCAAGGTAAAGACGATTTTAAGACACAACCAACTGGTAACGCTGGAAAACGTATTGCTTGTGGTGGTTTAGAAATTGAAAAATAACAAACTAAAATTACACAAAAAAAAGGTCGAATTTTAAAAATTCGACCTTTTTTATATGGTATATATTCTATTTAATCGCGACCGCCTAGAATTTGCATAGCCCAATATAATAACGAAGCTAAAGCTCCAATTGCCGCTACCAAATACGTTCTTGCTGCCCAGTTTAAAGCATCTTCTGCACCAGCATATTCGTTAGGTGCTAACATGTTTTTATTTTTCAACCAAGCCAAAGCACGATTACTAGCATCGTATTCTACAGGTAAAGTAACAAAACTAAAAATTGTAGCCATACCCATCATAAGCAAACCTACAACAGACACCCAAAATCCTAAACCTGCTCCAGCAGCTGCACCAAGCATTAAACCACCAATAACTAACCATTGCGACATCTTAGACGACACGTTAACAGCAGGAACTAACTGAGAACGCAACGTTAACCAACTATAGGCTTGAGCATGCTGAACCGCATGACCACATTCGTGTGCTGCAACTGCCGCAGCCGCTGCATTAGCATGTGAATACACAGACTCACTTAAATTGACTGTTTTGTTTCTCGGATCGTAATGATCTGTTAATTGTCCTGGAGTTGATATCACCTTTACATCGCGAATACCATTATCGGCTAACATTTTTTCTGCAATTTCTTTCCCCGTCATGCCATTACGCAAATGTACTTTAGAATAGGTCTTAAATTTAGACTTAAGCTTGTTACTAACCAACCAGCTCACTAAGGCAATGGCACCAATAAGTATATAATAATTGAACATCTTCTTAATTTTTAAAAAGTTAAATTTAATATATTATATCAAATAATGCGCCAAATACATATTAAGAAATTTTGTCAGCTATTAAACCTGTTTCACTCCCCAGTCAAAAGCATCGTTTATTTCGTTATAAACAATCTCTCCACCAACAATGTTTAATCCTTTTTGAAGCGCTGTATCCTCAGCACAAGCCTCGGCCCAACCTTTGTTTGCTAGTTTTAAAACATATGGCAAAGTAACATTTGTTAACGCTAAAGTAGATGTATAAGGTACTGCACCTGGCATATTAGCAACACAATAGTGTACAATATCATCAATAATAAACGTAGGGTCTTCATGCGTAGTGGCTTTAGTAGTCTCTATACAGCCACCTTGATCTACGGCTACATCTACCAATACCGTTCCCGGACGCATTAATTTTAGCATATCTCGGGTGATTAATTTTGGAGCTTTCCCTCCTTTTAATAAGACACCTCCAATAATTAAATCGTGTGTTTGAATGTGTTTTCTAATATTATAAACACTAGAATATTCTGTAACAACGTGGCTAGGCATAATATCATTCACATAGCGTAAGCGTTTCATATTCACATCCATAATGGTAACATGCGCCCCTAAACCTGCAGCCATTTTTGCTGCCTGTACTCCAACAACACCTGCCCCTAAAATCAATACTTTTCCTGGCGATACTCCCGGAACTCCACCTAAAAGAATCCCTCTACCTTTAATAGGTTTTTCTAAATATTTTGCACCTTGCTGTATGGCCATTCTACCAGCAACCTCAGACATTGGTGTTAATAAAGGTAAGGTTCCATCTGCATCCTCTACGGTTTCGTAGGCAATACAAACCGCATTACTTTTTAACATCGCCAAGGTTAATGCTTCGCTAGATGCAAAATGAAAATAAGTAAACACAATCTGTTGCGGCTGAATTAAAGCATATTCTTCCTCTATGGGTTCCTTTACTTTTACAATCATATCGCTGGATTTGTAAACCTCTTGAATGGTCTCCAAAATAACAGCACCAACCTCTTGATAGATGTCATCAAAAAACCCACTGCCTTCCCCTGCTGTAGATTGCACATAAACCGTGTGCCCTAGATTAACCAATTCGTAAACTCCGGCTGGCGTCATACCAACACGATTTTCATTATTCTTAATTTCTTTTGGAATACCTATTTTCATGATAATATATTTTATCAGTCAAATTTCGTATTTTTTAACTACACCCCGTAAAAAAATAGGGGTCAGATAGCAAAAATTACACTTTTACCACGCTAACCCCTTAAAAAATATAGGCTATAAGAATTTAATTCGATTTCTATAGCACTTTCACAATTTTACAACTGTTTTTATCCTACAATGTTAATAATCTTTCCTGGCACAACAATTACCTTTTTAGGTGTGCGTCCTTGTAATTGCTCTTGCGTTTTTTCGTGAGCCATAACTATCTCCTCGATTTCATCCTTTTTTAAGTCTAGAGATAACTCTAAAGTAAAACGTGTTTTTCCGTTGAAAGAAATTGGATACACTTTACTGCTTTCTACTAAATGACTCCCGTCAAATTCTGGGAACGGTGCTTCAGAAATAGATTCTGAATTCCCTAACTTGCTCCATAATTCTTCTGCAATATGCGGTGCATAAGGCGATAACAAAACTAAGAACGGTTCTAACACCGCTTTACTCACACATTTTTGTGCGTTGAATTCGTTTACAGCAATCATAAAGGTAGATACCGAAGTATTGAAAGAGAAATTCTCAATATCTTCTTGGACCTTTTTAATGGTTTTATGAAGCGTTTTTAAATTGTCTTTCGTTGGTTCTGCATCTGTAACATTTACAGCGTCTTCACCAACATATAATTTCCACAACTTTTTAAGGAAACCATGTACTCCTGTAATTCCTGCAGTATTCCACGGTTTTGCCTGCTCTAATGGTCCTAAGAACATTTCGTATAAACGCAAACTGTCTGCACCATATTCTGCACAAATCTGGTCTGGATTAACGACGTTGTACTTCGATTTTGACATTTTTTCGACCTCACGACCTACTTTAAATATACCATCCTCTAATACAAATTCTGCATCTTTAAAATCTTCTCCAAACTCACCATCAGTTTTTAATCCTTCAATATCTAATTCATCTGAAGCGTTTACATACTGAACTTTTACGTGAATAGGCGTCACCTTTTTACCTTCAATCAAACCATGAGAAAGATAAGTATTTGTTCCTTCTTCACGATACACAAAAGCACTAGTTCCCAAAATCATCCCTTGGTTAATCAGCTTTTTAAAAGGTTCTTCAATGTTTACAAATCCGCGGTCTTTTAAGAATTTCACCCAAAAACGAGAGTATAATAAATGACCTGTTGCATGTTCACTACCACCAATATATAAATCGACACTTTCCCAATAGTTTAGCGCATCTTCGCTAGCAAAGACATCGCCTCGTTTTGAAGCCTCTTCCATATAACGGAAGAAATACCAAGAGCTTCCCGCCCAACCTGGCATGGTATTTAATTCTAATGGAAATACAGTGGTATGGTTTATCTTTTCGTTGCTAACAACGGTATGTGTTTCTGTACACCAAGCCCAAACATCGGCACGACCTAAAGGTGGCTCTCCGGTTTCGGTTGGTAAATATTTTTCTACTTCTGGCAAACGAATTGGTAAATGTTCGGTTGCAATCATTTGTGGTTTTCCATTTACGTAATACACCGGAAATGGTTCTCCCCAATACCGCTGACGACTAAATACGGCATCGCGTAAACGGTAATTTGTTTTTCCTTCACCTTGTCCGATTGCTTCCAAGGCTTCAATGGCTTTTGAAGTCGCTTCTTTATAAGACAAACCGTTTAAGAAATCGCTATTTGTAAGTTTAGTATTTCCTTTTTCAGCGAACGCTTCTTCAGAAACATCTACACCTTCAAAAATATTTGGAATAGCAATATCAAAATGTTTTGCAAAATCGTAATCACGTTGGTCACCACAAGGCACCGCCATAACAGCTCCTGTTCCGTAGCTTGCCAATACGTAATCTCCAATCCAAATTGCAATAGGTTCTTTGGTAAACGGATGCTCGGCATAGGCTCCTGTAAACACACCAGAAATGGTTTTTACATCGGCCATACGCTCACGTTCACTACGTTTTGCCGTTTTTTCTATATATGCCTCAACGTCTGCTTTTTGAGCATCAGTAGTAATTTTCGATACTAATTCGTGTTCCGGAGCCAATGTCATGAAACTTACTCCGAAAATCGTATCAGGACGAGTAGTAAATACTTCAATCCCCCCAGCCCCCGAAGGGGTAGCTTGCTCACTCTTAACGGATGCTCTTTGTGCTAATTCTTTACTAACAACCTCTAAAACACTCTCAATATTACCTAAAACTTCTTCGTTTTTAAATCGCAACACCTTAAATCCTTTAGATTCTAAAACCAAAGTTCTTTCGGTATCAGCTTCTAATTGAGAATTATGAATTTCTCCATCAACTTCAATAATTAATCTTTTATCAAGACAAACAAAATCAACAATAAAATCTTCTATTAAATGTTGTTGTCTGAATTTATGTTCTATTTTTTTTCCTCTCAAACTCTCCCATAAAGCAGCCTCAGCTTGTGTTGGATTTGCTCGCATTTCTTTTGCACGTTCAAGAAGTAAATGAGAATTATTACCACCTGTCATATACCCAGCACGCTTATCAGAACCTGCAGTCTCTTCCCCTTTGGGGAAGGATAGGATGGGGAACGTTACACTAGCACCAACAGATTTTCCAATCCAGTTACGCTGACTTTCTTTCAACGAATCGGTCCAGTCAATATCATTTAAGCCCTGAAGCAAACGCTCTGCATAAGCAGAAATACGCATACTCCATTGTGTCATTTTTTTTCTAATTACAGGATATCCACCGCGTTCGGATACACCGTTAACAATCTCGTCGTTTGCTAAAACAGTTCCTAATTCTGGACACCAGTTTACTTCGGTTTCAGCCAAATACGTTAAACGGTACTGTAATAAAACGGCTTGTTTTTGTTCTGAAGAAAACCCGTTCCATTCCTCAGCAGTAAATGGTACGATATTATCGTCGCAAACCGCATTTACAGAAGCGTTTCCTTCTTTAGAAAACACGGCTTCTAAAGTTGAAATATCTTCAGCTTTAGCGGTATCGTTATTAAACCAAGAATTGAACAATTGCACAAAAATCCATTGTGTCCATTTGTAATATTCCGGATTCGAAGTACGTACTTCACGAGACCAGTCGAAAGAAAATCCGATTTGGTCTAATTGACGACGGTAGGTGGCGATATTTGTTTCGGTAGTAATAGCAGGATGCTGACCCGTTTGAATTGCATATTGTTCTGCCGGCAAACCAAAACTATCGTATCCTTGCGGATGCAACACATTAAATCCTTTATGGCGCTTGTAACGTGCATAAATATCTGAAGCAATATACCCTAACGGATGCCCAACGTGTAATCCTGCTCCAGACGGATAAGGAAACATATCGAGGATGTAGTATTTAGGTTTTTCAGATTGATTTTTGGCCTCGAACGTTTTGTGTTCTGCCCAATATTTTTGCCACTTGGCTTCTATGTCGTTAAAATGGTATTGCATATTGTCGTATTCCGCTTAATAAAGGCGCAAATTTAAGGTTATTATAACAATGTTGAAAGTTTAAACGTTGTTATCCTAAAGGAAATAGATTTCTTTTATATTTTTACAAACAAATTTACGCCTTATATGAGCTCATCTTTTGAAAGTTATCAAAAACGCCGATTAATATCGTCTTATTTCTCTGTGGTCTTGAGTATTGCTTTAGTATTATTCTTACTTGGTTTACTAGGCATGCTCGTGCTTAACACCAAGAAAGTTGCCGACCATTTTAAAGAACAAGTGGTGGTTACTATCTATTTAAAAGATTCGGCAAAAGAAGTTGAAACCAAACAACTTGAAAAAAGCTTATCGATGGCCGAATACGTAAAGACAACCGAGTATGTTTCTAAGGAACAGGCAGCCGAATTTATGAAGGCTGAAAACGGTGAAGATTTCATGAATTTCTTAGGTTTTAATCCGCTTCAAAATTCTATCGATGTGCATTTAAAAGCAGACTTTGTAACGTCTGAACATTTAAAAACCATATCTGACGAAGCTCTAGCAAAAACGTTTGTGGAAGAAGTGCGTTACGACAACGATTTGGTAAACCTCATGAACGAAAACGTAAAGCGCATTAGCTTCTGGATTTTAGTTATTAGCGGTATATTTACATTAATAGCCGTGCTACTTATAAATAGCTCAATCCGACTTTCTGTATATTCTAAACGATTCACGATAAAAACCATGCAAATGGTAGGCGCAACCAAGCACTTTATTAGAAGACCTTTTGTTTGGAAAAGTGTAAAATTAGGTATTATTGGTGCTATTATAGCTTTAATTGGAATGGCTATTGTATTCTATTATTTAAATGAAACATTCCCGGATTTACAATTATTAAACAATCCGATTTTAGTTGGAGGCCTATTTGTAACCATCTTTATTTTAGGAATATTAATCACCTGGATTAGTACATTTATTGCCACGCAACGCTTCCTAAATTTAAAAACCGACCAATTATACTATTAATATTATGATAAAATCTATTTGCTTATCACTGCTTTTTTTGTTCGTAATTAGCTGTAAAAAAGAGGTTAAAAACTTAC contains:
- a CDS encoding DUF4271 domain-containing protein, producing the protein MLREVPYNEIFTILIMVGLICITMAKVSFTNRFNDFAAILANSKYLNIYSRDQKIIDKFDTLLFVNFVISISIFAYIFYKGLGINDTLEPNTIIKIVIGLCIFLVTKIHFERLLGSLFNIDKLIDYYLFQKTSYKNFFGILLVPVNAFLIYSITPSKTILYIILSILLVLFIISLGTSLKRYQSLIKPNLFYFILYLCTLEIAPYVILYKFVTLY
- a CDS encoding saccharopine dehydrogenase family protein, which translates into the protein MRHILVIGSGKSTSYLIWYLLDQSETENIHLTIADINLEHAKKLTKNHANVSTIKFDIFDDISRRKRIKNADIIISMLPARFHIEVAKDCLEFGKNLVTASYISDELQALHSSVIKKGLVFMNEIGVDPGIDHMSAMQVIDRIKAKGGNMILFESFTGGLVAPENDTNLWNYKFTWNPRNVVISGQGGVAKFLQESTFKYIPYNRLFRRTEFLEIEGYGRFEAYANRDSLKYQSVYGLDNIKTLYRGTMRRVGFSRAWNMFVQLGMTDDSYIMEDSEHLSYRDFVNAFLPYSPSDSVEIKFRHQLKIDQDDVVWNKFLELDIFNPNKKTGIKDGTPAQLLQHILMESWTLAQDDKDMIVMYHKFGYELDGKNYQIDATMVTKGEDQTYTAMAKTVGLPVAIAALAILNKKITTPGVQRPITKEVYTPILEELKHFDIKFTEKEVPYLGYNPLIL
- a CDS encoding DUF423 domain-containing protein — translated: MDKKIVITAGILGLLSVVIGAFAAHGLKPLISAESITTFETGVRYQMYHALVLLFVGSTNLIASNKKSIIYYFVLAGVILFSGSIYGLATNVLTDFDFKTIGFVTPIGGLLMIIGWVIMILSFFKLKNDNN
- a CDS encoding superoxide dismutase family protein produces the protein MNIYKIALIAICTVGLTSCDDKKKQNTPMSDPTHTPNIESVIENNTDSTDMANTSQIKVVLEAKSDSKVSGTIIFTEVDDTVNMLGELEGLKPNTEHAIHLHETADCSSHDAKSTGGHWNPTDSKHGKWGDSEGYHRGDIGNFTSDENGNATVTFKTDEWCLDCEDSTRTISGRGLIIHQGKDDFKTQPTGNAGKRIACGGLEIEK
- a CDS encoding zinc metallopeptidase, giving the protein MFNYYILIGAIALVSWLVSNKLKSKFKTYSKVHLRNGMTGKEIAEKMLADNGIRDVKVISTPGQLTDHYDPRNKTVNLSESVYSHANAAAAAVAAHECGHAVQHAQAYSWLTLRSQLVPAVNVSSKMSQWLVIGGLMLGAAAGAGLGFWVSVVGLLMMGMATIFSFVTLPVEYDASNRALAWLKNKNMLAPNEYAGAEDALNWAARTYLVAAIGALASLLYWAMQILGGRD
- a CDS encoding Lrp/AsnC ligand binding domain-containing protein, which codes for MKVTNQNIEIDGIDKEILRALMGDARTPILEIARGVGISGAAIHQRLRKLEKSGLISGSKFTINPKILGYTTMAFIGIYLDKAMSNPEAVKHLRKIPEVIECHYTTGNWSIFIKILCRDNEHLMQLLNKDIQSIEGVSRTETFISLQQQIDRQIPI
- the pckA gene encoding phosphoenolpyruvate carboxykinase (ATP); the protein is MANNIQTTKSISLESYGIKNAEVQYQLSSDELHDLTIDRGLGVESSSGALAVNTGEFTGRSPKDRFIVKDDVTKDLVWWGDVNIPFKSEDFNALYDKVVNYLSGKEVFVRDSYACADPNYKLNIRVITELPWSNMFAHNMFLRPTELELENFEPEWSIVCAPKFMAVPEEDGTRQHNFAILDFTRKIALIGGTGYTGEIKKGIFSALNFILPVYKNTLPMHCSANVGKDGDTAIFFGLSGTGKTTLSADPNRKLIGDDEHGWTNENTVFNFEGGCYAKVINLCEENEPDIFNAIKRGAILENVILDKDGQVDFADTSITQNTRVSYPINHIENIQVPSIGKNTKNIFFLTADAFGVIPPISKLTPAQAAYHFISGYTAKVAGTEAGVKEPVPSFSACFGAPFMPLHPAKYAEMLSLKMKESGVNVWLINTGWTGGPYGVGTRMKLKYTRAMINAVLNGDLGLYNYHDYHIHSVFGVAQPRTCPGVPTSVLSPRATWNDDEAYYATAFKLTNAFRKNFEQFESIASEEIRRGGPQRYNP
- a CDS encoding uroporphyrinogen-III synthase produces the protein MKVKTILVSQPEPKIENSPYFDLQEKQKVKIDFRPFIHVEGVPAKEIRQQKVDLNNYTAIILTSRNAVDHFFRVAEEMRFKVPDSLKYFCQSEAVAYYLQKYVVYRKRKIYVGKRTFSELTPLIKKYKDEKFLLPTTDKLKPEVPEILDGLKIDWKEAVFYKTVISDLSDLADVSYDILVFFSPSGIESLFHNFPDFKQNDTRIAVFGNTTVKAVEEKGLRVDISAPTPETPSMTMALDKYIDKANKGK
- the ald gene encoding alanine dehydrogenase, which produces MKIGIPKEIKNNENRVGMTPAGVYELVNLGHTVYVQSTAGEGSGFFDDIYQEVGAVILETIQEVYKSSDMIVKVKEPIEEEYALIQPQQIVFTYFHFASSEALTLAMLKSNAVCIAYETVEDADGTLPLLTPMSEVAGRMAIQQGAKYLEKPIKGRGILLGGVPGVSPGKVLILGAGVVGVQAAKMAAGLGAHVTIMDVNMKRLRYVNDIMPSHVVTEYSSVYNIRKHIQTHDLIIGGVLLKGGKAPKLITRDMLKLMRPGTVLVDVAVDQGGCIETTKATTHEDPTFIIDDIVHYCVANMPGAVPYTSTLALTNVTLPYVLKLANKGWAEACAEDTALQKGLNIVGGEIVYNEINDAFDWGVKQV